From the Gavia stellata isolate bGavSte3 chromosome 22, bGavSte3.hap2, whole genome shotgun sequence genome, one window contains:
- the LOC104257276 gene encoding myosin heavy chain, skeletal muscle, adult isoform X3: MSSPDAEMAAFGEAAPYLRKSEKERIEAQNKPFDAKTSVFVVHPKESFVKGTIQSKESGKVTVKSEAGETLTVKEDQIFSMNPPKYDKIEDMAMMTHLHEPAVLYNLKERYAAWMIYTYSGLFCVTVNPYKWLPVYNPEVVLAYRGKKRQEAPPHIFSISDNAYQFMLTDRENQSILITGESGAGKTVNTKRVIQYFATIAASGEKKKEEQSGKMQGTLEDQIISANPLLEAFGNAKTVRNDNSSRFGKFIRIHFGATGKLASADIETYLLEKSRVTFQLKAERSYHIFYQITSNKKPELIDMLLITTNPYDFHYVSQGEVTVPSIDDQEELMATDSAIDILGFTADEKTAIYKLTGAVMHYGNLKFKQKQREEQAEPDGTEVADKAAYLMGLNSAELLKALCYPRVKVGNEYVTKGQTVSQVNNAVGALAKAVYEKMFLWMVVRINQQLDTKQPRQYFIGVLDIAGFEIFDFNSFEQLCINFTNEKLQQFFNHHMFVLEQEEYKKEGIEWEFIDFGMDLAACIELIEKPMGIFSILEEECMFPKATDTSFKNKLYDQHLGKSNNFQKPKPAKGKAEAHFSLVHYAGTVDYNITGWLEKNKDPLNETVIGLYQKSSVKTLALLFASYGGEAGKLCKVHGGKKKGSSFQTVSALFRENLNKLMANLRSTHPHFVRCIIPNETKTPGAMEHELVLHQLRCNGVLEGIRICRKGFPSRVLYADFKQRYRVLNASAIPEGQFMDSKKASEKLLGSIDVDHTQYRFGHTKVFFKAGLLGLLEEMRDDKLAEIITRTQARCRGFLMRVEYRRMVERRESIFCIQYNVRAFMNVKHWPWMKLFFKIKPLLKSAESEKEMANMKEEFEKTKEELAKSEAKRKELEEKMVALLQEKNDLQLQVQAEADSLADAEERCDQLIKTKIQLEAKIKEVTERAEDEEEINAELTAKKRKLEDECSELKKDIDDLELTLAKVEKEKHATENKVKNLTEEMAALDETIAKLTKEKKALQEAHQQTLDDLQAEEDKVNTLTKAKTKLEQQVDDLEGSLEQEKKLRMDLERAKRKLEGDLKLAHDSIMDLENDKQQLDEKLKKKDFEISQIQSKIEDEQALGMQFQKKIKELQARIEELEEEIEAERTSRAKAEKHRADLSRELEEISERLEEAGGATAAQIDMNKKREAEFQKMRRDLEEATLQHEATAAALRKKHADSTAELGEQIDNLQRVKQKLEKEKSELKMEIDDLASNMESVSKAKANLEKMCRTLEDQLSEIKTKEEQNQRMINDLNTQRARLQTESGEYSRQVEEKDALISQLSRGKQGFTQQIEELKRHLEEEIKAKNALAHALQSARHDCDLLREQYEEEQEAKGELQRALSKANSEVAQWRTKYETDAIQRTEELEEAKKKLAQRLQDAEEHVEAVNAKCASLEKTKQRLQNEVEDLMIDVERSNAACAALDKKQKNFDKILAEWKQKYEETQAELEASQKESRSLSTELFKMKNAYEESLDHLETLKRENKNLQQEISDLTEQIAEGGKAIHELEKVKKQIEQEKSELQASLEEAEASLEHEEGKILRLQLELNQVKSEIDRKIAEKDEEIDQLKRNHLRIVESMQSTLDAEIRSRNEALRLKKKMEGDLNEMEIQLSHANRVAAEAQKNLRNTQAVLKDTQLHLDDALRTQEDLKEQVAMVERRANLLQAEVEELRAALEQTERSRKVAEQELLDATERVQLLHTQNTSLINTKKKLETDIMQIQGEMEDTIQEARNAEEKAKKAITDAAMMAEELKKEQDTSAHLERMKKNLDQTVKDLQHRLDEAEQLALKGGKKQIQKLEARVRELEGEVDAEQKRSAEAVKGVRKYERRVKELTYQSEEDRKNILRLQDLVDKLQTKVKSYKRQAEEAEELSNVNLSKFRKIQHELEEAEERADIAESQVNKLRVKSREFHGKKIEEEE, from the exons ATGTCCTCTCCGGATGCTGAGATGGCTGCCTTTGGGGAGGCAGCTCCTTATCTCCGAAAATCGGAAAAGGAGAGAATTGAGGCACAGAACAAGCCTTTTGATGCCAAGACTTCAGTCTTCGTGGTGCATCCTAAGGAATCCTTTGTGAAAGGGACAATCCAGAGCAAAGAATCAGGGAAGGTCACTGTCAAGTCTGAAGCAGGAGAA ACCCTGACAGTGAAGGAAGATCAAATCTTCTCCATGAACCCTCCCAAGTATGATAAAATCGAGGACATGGCCATGATGACCCACCTCCATGAACCCGCTGTGCTGTACAACCTCAAAGAGCGTTATGCAGCCTGGATGATCTAC ACCTACTCGGGTCTCTTCTGTGTCACTGTCAACCCCTACAAGTGGCTGCCGGTGTACAACCCGGAGGTGGTGTTGGCCTACCGAGGCAAGAAGCGCCAGGAGGCCCCTCCACacatcttctccatctctgaCAACGCCTATCAGTTCATGCTGACTG ATCGCGAGAACCAGTCAATCCTCATCAC TGGAGAATCCGGTGCAGGGAAGACTGTGAACACAAAGCGTGTCATCCAGTACTTTGCAACAATTGCAGCGAGtggggagaagaagaaggaggagcagTCAGGCAAAATGCAG GGAACGCTGGAGGATCAAATCATCAGCGCCAACCCACTGCTGGAGGCCTTTGGCAACGCCAAGACCGTGAGGAACGACAACTCCTCACGCTTT GGCAAATTCATCAGAATTCACTTTGGCGCTACGGGCAAACTGGCTTCTGCTGACATTGAAACTT ATCTGCTGGAGAAGTCCAGAGTCACTTTCCAGCTCAAGGCAGAAAGAAGCTACCACATATTTTATCAGATCACCTCCAACAAGAAGCCAGAGCTAATTG ACATGCTCCTCATTACCACCAACCCTTATGATTTCCACTATGTCAGTCAAGGTGAGGTCACTGTTCCCAGCATTGATGACCAGGAGGAGCTCATGGCTACAGAT AGTGCCATTGACATCCTGGGCTTCACTGCTGATGAAAAGACCGCCATCTACAAGCTGACAGGGGCTGTCATGCACTACGGGAACTTGAAGTTCAAGCAGAAACAACgagaggagcaggcagagccagaTGGCACAGAAG TGGCTGACAAGGCTGCCTACCTGATGGGCCTTAACTCAGCCGaattgctcaaagccctgtgtTATCCCCGAGTCAAGGTTGGGAACGAATACGTGACCAAAGGTCAAACTGTGTCACAG GTGAACAATGCAGTTGGTGCCCTGGCAAAAGCTGTCTATGAGAAGATGTTCTTGTGGATGGTTGTTCGTATCAACCAACAACTGGATACCAAGCAACCCAGGCAGTACTTCATTGGTGTCCTGGACATTGCTGGCTTTGAGATCTTTGAT TTCAACAGCTTTGAGCAGCTGTGCATCAACTTCACCAATGAGAAACTGCAACAGTTCTTCAACCACCACATGTtcgtgctggagcaggaggagtaCAAGAAGGAAGGAATTGAATGGGAGTTCATTGACTTTGGGATGGACCTGGCTGCCTGCATTGAGCTCATTGAGAAG CCCATGGGCATCTTCTCCATCCTGGAAGAGGAGTGCATGTTCCCCAAGGCAACTGACACCTCTTTCAAGAACAAGCTCTACGACCAGCATCTGGGCAAGTCCAACAACTTCCAGAAGCCCAAGCCTGCCAAAGGCAAGGCTGAGGCCCACTTCTCCCTGGTGCACTATGCTGGCACGGTGGACTACAACATCACTGGCTGGCTGGAGAAGAACAAGGACCCCCTGAATGAAACTGTCATTGGGTTGTACCAGAAATCATCTGTGAAGACACTGGCTCTACTCTTTGCCAGCTATGGTGGGGAAGCAGGTAAGCTCTGTAAAGTCCAT GGTGGCAAGAAGAAGGGTTCTTCTTTCCAGACTGTCTCAGCTCTTTTCCGG GAGAATTTAAACAAGCTGATGGCTAACCTGAGAAGCACTCACCCCCATTTTGTACGATGCATCAtcccaaatgaaacaaaaacaccTG GTGCCATGGAGCATGAGCTGGTGCTGCATCAGCTGCGATGCAATGGTGTGCTGGAAGGGATCAGAATTTGCAGGAAAGGATTCCCCAGCAGAGTCCTCTACGCTGACTTCAAACAAAG ataCAGAGTGCTTAATGCAAGTGCTATCCCAGAGGGACAGTTCATGGACAGCAAGAAGGCTTCAGAAAAGCTTCTTGGGTCCATTGATGTGGACCACACCCAATACAGATTTGGTCACACCAAG gtGTTTTTCAAAGCTGGGCTGCTGGGACTCCTGGAGGAGATGAGAGATGACAAACTGGCAGAAATCATCACTCGCACACAAGCCAGGTGCAGGGGCTTCCTGATGAGAGTGGAGTATCGGAGAATGGTGGAGAGGAG GGAATCCATCTTCTGTATCCAGTACAATGTTCGTGCATTCATGAATGTCAAGCACTGGCCCTGGATGAAGCTGTTCTTCAAGATCAAGCCCTTGCTGAAGAGTGCGGAATCTGAGAAGGAGATGGCCAACATGAAGGAAGAGTTTGAGAAAACCAAGGAAGAGCTTGCAAAGTCTGAGGCAAAGAGGAAGGAGTTAGAGGAGAAAATGGTGGCCTTACTGCAGGAGAAAAACGACCTGCAGCTCCAAGTGCAGGCT GAAGCAGACAGCTTGGCTGATGCTGAGGAAAGATGTGACCAgctcatcaaaaccaaaatccagctGGAAGCCAAAATTAAGGAGGTGACTGAAAGggctgaggatgaggaggaaatTAATGCCGAGCTGACAGCcaagaagagaaaactggaggaTGAATGTTCAGAGCTGAAGAAAGATATAGATGATCTCGAGTTAACGTTGGCCAaagtggagaaggaaaagcatgcAACTGAAAACAAG GTGAAAAACCTCACAGAGGAGATGGCAGCCTTGGACGAGACCATTGCCAAGCtgacaaaagagaagaaagcccTCCAAGAGGCCCATCAGCAGACACTGGACGACCTGCAGGCAGAAGAGGACAAAGTCAATACTCTGACCAAAGCTAAAACCAAGTTGGAGCAGCAAGTGGACGAT CTGGAAGGTTCCCTGgagcaagagaagaaactgcGCATGGACCTTGAGAGAGCTAAGAGGAAACTCGAAGGAGACCTGAAGCTGGCCCATGACAGCATAATGGATTTGGAAAATGATAAGCAGCAGCTGGATGAGAAACTGAAGAA GAAAGACTTTGAAATCAGCCAGATCCAGAGCAAAATCGAGGATGAGCAAGCCCTGGGCATGCAATTTCAGAAGAAGATCAAGGAGCTGCAG GCTCGTATTGAGGAACTGGAGGAGGAAATTGAGGCAGAGCGAACCTCTCGggcaaaagcagagaagcatCGGGCTGACCTCTCCAGGGAGCTAGAGGAGATCAGCGAGCGcctggaagaagcaggaggggCTACTGCAGCTCAGATCGATATGAACAAGAAGCGTGAGGCAGAGTTTCAGAAGATGCGCCGTGACCTCGAAGAGGCCACGCTGCAGCATGAAGCCACGGCTGCTGCCCTGCGGAAGAAGCACGCAGACAGCACAGCTGAGCTTGGGGAGCAGATCGACAACCTGCAACGAGTGaagcagaagctggagaaagagaagagtgaGCTGAAGATGGAGATTGATGACTTGGCCAGTAACATGGAGTCTGTCTCCAAAGCCAAG GCAAATCTGGAGAAGATGTGCCGCACTCTGGAAGACCAGCTGAGTGAGATTAAAACTAAGGAGGAACAGAATCAGCGCATGATCAATGACCTCAATACTCAAAGAGCTCGTCTGCAGACAGAATCAG GTGAATATTCACGCCAGGTGGAGGAAAAGGATGCTCTGATTTCTCAGCTGTCTAGGGGCAAGCAAGGATTTACCCAACAGATTGAGGAACTCAAGAGGCATCTAGAGGAAGAGATAAAG GCCAAGAATGCCCTGGCCCACGCCTTGCAGTCTGCTCGCCACGACTGTGACTTGCTCCGGGAACAATatgaggaggagcaggaagccAAGGGGGAGCTGCAGCGTGCCCTGTCTAAGGCCAACAGCGAAGTGGCCCAGTGGAGAACCAAATATGAGACGGATGCTATTCAGCGCacggaggagctggaggaggccaA GAAGAAGCTGGCACAGCGCCTGCAGGATGCAGAGGAACACGTTGAAGCTGTGAATGCCAAATGTGCCTCCCTggaaaagacaaagcagaggctgcagaatGAAGTGGAGGACCTGATGATTGACGTGGAGCGATCGAATGCTGCCTGCGCAGCTCTggataagaagcagaagaacttTGACAAG ATCCTGGCAGAGTGGAAGCAGAAGTATGAGGAAACGCAGGCTGAGCTGGAAGCCTCCCAGAAAGAGTCTCGCTCTCTCAGCACGGAGCTGTTTAAGATGAAGAATGCCTATGAGGAGTCCTTGGATCACCTGGAAACGCTGAAGCGTGAGAACAAGAACTTGCAGC AGGAGATTTCGGACCTGACGGAGCAGATTGCCGAGGGAGGAAAGGCGATTCATGAGCTGGAGAAAGTCAAGaagcagattgagcaggagaaatCTGAACTCCAAGCGTCTCTGGAGGAAGCTGAG GCCTCCCTAGAACATGAAGAGGGGAAGATCCTGCGCCTCCAGCTTGAGCTCAACCAGGTGAAGTCTGAGATTGACAGGAAGATAGCAGAGAAAGACGAGGAGATCGACCAGCTGAAGAGAAACCACCTCAGAATTGTGGAGTCCATGCAGAGCACCCTGGACGCTGAGATCAGGAGCCGGAATGAAGCCCTGCGgctgaagaagaagatggaagGAGACCTGAATGAAATGGAGATCCAGCTGAGCCATGCCAACCGCGTGGCTGCAGAGGCACAGAAGAACCTGAGGAACACACAGGCAGTGCTCAAG GATACCCAGTTACACCTGGACGATGCTCTCAGGACACAGGAGGACCTGAAGGAGCAGGTGGCCATGGTGGAGCGCAGAGCCAACCTCTTGCAGGCTGAAGTTGAGGAGCTACGGGCAGCCCTGGAGCAGACGGAGCGGTCGAGGAAAGTGGCTGAGCAGGAGCTTCTGGATGCCACTGAACGTGTGCAGCTCCTCCATACCCAG AACACCAGCTTAATCAACACCAAGAAGAAGCTGGAAACAGACATCATGCAAATTCAGGGTGAAATGGAGGATACGATCCAGGAAGCCCGCAATGCTGAAGAGAAGGCCAAGAAGGCCATCACAGAT GCAGCCATGATggcagaagagctgaagaaggagcaggacaccAGCGCCCACCTGGAGAGGATGAAGAAGAACCTGGACCAGACGGTGAAGGACCTGCAGCACCGTCTCGATGAGGCTGAGCAGTTGGCTCTGAAGGGAGGCAAGAAGCAAATCCAGAAGCTGGAGGCCAGA GTGCGGGAGCTGGAAGGGGAGGTTGATGCTGAGCAGAAGCGCAGCGCTGAAGCCGTGAAGGGTGTGCGCAAGTACGAGAGGAGGGTGAAGGAGCTGACCTACCAG TCTGAGGAAGACCGGAAGAATATTCTGAGGCTGCAGGATCTGGTGGACAAGCTGCAAACGAAGGTGAAGTCCTACAAGAGACAAGCGGAGGAGGCT GAGGAGCTGTCCAATGTCAACCTCTCCAAGTTCCGCAAGATCCAGCACGAGCTGGAGGAAGCCGAGGAGCGGGCTGACATTGCAGAGTCGCAGGTCAACAAGCTCCGAGTGAAGAGCCGGGAGTTTCACGGCAAGAAGATAGAAGAGGAAGAGTGA